In Flavobacterium gelatinilyticum, a genomic segment contains:
- a CDS encoding TonB-dependent receptor, protein MGTEIKLKGDKVIEQIPSIKDKALRINLNENIYGTFAEIGAGQETVRHFFRSGGSSGTIAKAMSAYDKDFSDAVYGVESDGRYVTENRLKKMLTFEGELIEERLSREKHPNKLFFSYANTVATIDFAKQFKGHGWVGIRYQIEPDEAYNEIILHIRFKETDARLQQETLGILGVNLIYGAFYKYNDPKRLLRYLYDHLDKDQLEIDTINFSGPRFADVDNRLMSLQLVKNGMTDAVMFNPEGKNILPAAILYKKNLLALRGSFRPVTKVNMDMYEKSLQMFLEENKVEKDNTLVIFEITLSNLRSDGEIDERDFMDRAELLCSLGQTVMISNFQEYYKVVEYFANYTKARMGLAMGVNNLVDIFDEKYYRHLSGGILEAFGKLFYRDMKVFLYPMLDENGELMNSSNLKVHPRMKELYKFFKFNGKVVDVTNYDPDNLSVFSREVLKMINQGKKGWEHMLPPGIPEIIKEHHLFGYHPQKELEQNA, encoded by the coding sequence ATGGGTACAGAAATAAAACTCAAAGGTGACAAGGTCATCGAACAGATTCCTTCCATAAAAGACAAAGCTTTACGCATTAATTTAAACGAGAATATTTACGGAACATTTGCTGAAATTGGCGCTGGACAAGAGACAGTTAGACATTTTTTTAGATCTGGAGGATCATCCGGAACTATTGCAAAAGCAATGTCTGCCTATGACAAAGATTTCAGTGACGCTGTTTACGGCGTTGAAAGTGACGGAAGATACGTTACTGAAAACCGACTAAAAAAAATGCTTACGTTTGAAGGCGAATTGATTGAAGAACGTCTGAGCAGAGAAAAACACCCAAATAAACTTTTTTTCAGCTACGCTAATACTGTAGCAACAATAGATTTTGCCAAACAATTTAAAGGCCATGGCTGGGTTGGTATAAGATATCAGATTGAACCTGACGAGGCTTACAACGAAATTATTCTTCACATTCGTTTTAAAGAGACCGATGCCAGATTACAACAAGAAACACTTGGAATTTTAGGGGTTAACTTAATTTACGGTGCTTTTTACAAATATAATGATCCAAAGCGTTTACTGCGTTATTTATACGATCACTTAGACAAAGATCAGTTAGAAATCGATACAATTAACTTTTCTGGTCCTCGTTTTGCCGATGTAGACAATCGTTTGATGAGTTTACAACTGGTTAAAAACGGAATGACTGATGCCGTAATGTTTAATCCTGAAGGAAAAAACATTCTGCCGGCTGCTATTTTGTATAAAAAGAACCTTTTGGCTTTAAGAGGAAGTTTTCGCCCGGTTACGAAAGTAAATATGGACATGTACGAGAAATCGCTGCAAATGTTCCTTGAAGAAAATAAGGTTGAAAAAGACAATACGCTGGTAATTTTTGAAATCACACTTTCGAATTTACGCTCTGATGGTGAAATCGACGAACGTGATTTTATGGACAGAGCTGAATTACTTTGTTCTCTTGGTCAGACGGTTATGATTTCAAATTTCCAGGAATATTACAAAGTGGTTGAATACTTCGCTAATTATACGAAGGCCCGTATGGGTCTTGCAATGGGTGTAAACAACCTTGTAGATATTTTTGACGAGAAATATTACCGTCACTTAAGCGGAGGTATTCTTGAGGCTTTTGGAAAATTATTCTACAGAGATATGAAAGTTTTCCTTTATCCAATGCTGGATGAAAATGGAGAATTAATGAACTCAAGCAACCTTAAAGTTCATCCTAGAATGAAAGAATTATATAAATTCTTTAAATTCAACGGAAAAGTGGTTGACGTTACAAATTATGATCCAGACAACTTATCTGTTTTCTCTCGCGAAGTTTTAAAAATGATCAATCAGGGAAAAAAAGGCTGGGAACATATGCTTCCGCCAGGTATTCCGGAAATTATAAAAGAGCATCATCTTTTTGGATATCATCCACAAAAAGAATTAGAACAAAATGCTTAA
- the bcp gene encoding thioredoxin-dependent thiol peroxidase produces the protein MTTLKAGDKAPSFSGTDQDGKTHKLADYAGKKLVVFFYPKASTPGCTAEACDLRDNFERFKANDYELLGVSADSQKAQLKFKDKYEFPFPLIADEDKSVINAFGVWGPKKFMGKEYDGIHRTTFVIDEKGIIEEVIEKVKTKEHAAQILK, from the coding sequence ATGACGACATTAAAAGCAGGAGATAAAGCACCCAGTTTTTCAGGAACAGATCAGGATGGGAAAACACATAAACTGGCTGATTATGCCGGAAAGAAATTAGTAGTTTTCTTTTACCCAAAAGCAAGTACACCAGGTTGTACCGCAGAAGCTTGTGATTTAAGAGATAATTTTGAAAGATTTAAAGCGAATGACTACGAGCTTCTGGGAGTGAGCGCCGACAGCCAGAAAGCGCAGTTGAAATTTAAAGACAAATATGAATTTCCTTTTCCTTTAATTGCTGATGAAGACAAATCTGTAATCAACGCATTTGGTGTTTGGGGACCAAAAAAGTTCATGGGAAAAGAATATGACGGAATTCACAGAACAACTTTTGTAATCGACGAAAAAGGAATTATTGAAGAAGTAATCGAAAAAGTGAAAACAAAAGAACACGCTGCACAGATTTTGAAATAA
- a CDS encoding endonuclease III domain-containing protein, whose amino-acid sequence MNKEARVQFVINKLKELYPTIPVPLDHKDPYTLLIAVLLSAQCTDVRVNQITPLLFAKADNPYDMVKMSVEEIKEIIRPCGLSPMKSKGIHGLSEILIEKYNGEVPQSFEALEALPAVGHKTASVVMSQGFGVPAFPVDTHIHRLMYRWNLSNGKNVVQTEKDAKRLFPRELWNDLHLQIIWYGREYSPARGWDLERDIITRTVGKKSLIEEAAKKKV is encoded by the coding sequence ATGAATAAAGAAGCTCGTGTTCAGTTTGTTATAAATAAGTTAAAAGAACTCTATCCTACTATTCCTGTTCCGCTTGATCATAAAGACCCTTATACTTTACTAATTGCCGTCTTACTTTCGGCACAATGTACAGATGTACGTGTGAATCAGATAACGCCTTTGTTATTTGCGAAAGCAGATAATCCGTATGATATGGTAAAAATGTCGGTCGAAGAAATTAAGGAAATTATCCGTCCGTGTGGTTTGTCCCCAATGAAATCAAAAGGAATTCATGGTTTATCTGAAATTCTAATTGAGAAATATAATGGCGAAGTACCGCAGAGTTTTGAAGCGCTTGAAGCTTTACCGGCTGTAGGGCATAAAACAGCGAGTGTTGTAATGTCGCAGGGGTTTGGTGTTCCAGCTTTTCCGGTTGATACTCATATTCACAGACTAATGTACAGATGGAATCTTTCGAACGGAAAAAATGTAGTTCAGACTGAAAAAGATGCTAAGAGATTATTTCCAAGAGAATTATGGAATGATCTCCATTTACAGATAATCTGGTACGGACGCGAATATTCACCGGCTCGTGGATGGGATTTAGAAAGAGATATTATTACCCGTACTGTAGGGAAAAAATCATTAATAGAAGAAGCTGCTAAAAAGAAAGTTTAG
- a CDS encoding RNA polymerase sigma factor translates to MADLHIPDSVLVKNYVEGNENALATLIKRHESKIYGFIYSKIADRDISNDIFQDTFIKVIKTLKSNSYNEEGKFLPWVMRISHNLIVDHFRKTKKMPMYRETEEFSIFSVMSDDSLTIEGKMIADQVEVDLKKLIEELPDDQKEVLVMRMYQDMSFKEISELTDVSINTALGRMRYALMNLRKIIDKHQIILTN, encoded by the coding sequence ATGGCTGATCTGCATATTCCAGACTCTGTATTAGTGAAAAATTATGTTGAAGGCAATGAAAATGCTCTTGCAACATTAATTAAAAGACATGAATCTAAAATTTACGGATTTATATATTCTAAAATCGCTGACAGAGATATTTCAAATGATATTTTTCAGGATACTTTCATTAAGGTAATCAAAACTTTAAAAAGTAACTCTTACAACGAAGAAGGTAAATTCCTGCCTTGGGTAATGCGTATTTCGCATAACTTAATCGTTGACCATTTCCGTAAAACCAAAAAAATGCCAATGTACAGGGAAACAGAAGAATTTTCTATTTTCTCTGTAATGTCTGACGATTCATTAACCATCGAAGGTAAAATGATTGCAGATCAGGTAGAAGTTGATTTGAAAAAATTGATAGAAGAGCTTCCGGATGATCAAAAAGAAGTATTGGTAATGAGAATGTATCAGGATATGAGTTTTAAAGAAATATCAGAATTAACTGATGTAAGTATCAATACCGCTTTAGGAAGAATGCGATATGCTCTTATGAATTTAAGAAAAATTATTGACAAACATCAAATTATTTTGACCAACTAA
- a CDS encoding glycoside hydrolase family 16 protein, translated as MNKLVLLLLVCGFSYAQEVKRKLVWEENFSKKTINEKFWNFETGDGCPNLCGWGNNERQIYTKTNHEIKDGNLIIEAKKDGNVYSSTKITTKGKKEFKYGRIEARAKLPVGHGLWPAFWMLGANIDEVKWPKTGEIDILEYIGRDPHMVYTTLHTQDSHGNTINTKRTEFPNIEEGYHVYAIEWNKDKIDFFVDTTLVYTFNPEIKNENTWPFDKPFYIIVNLAIGGNFGGPDVDDSVLPQKFYVDYVRVYQ; from the coding sequence ATGAACAAGCTAGTACTGTTGTTATTAGTCTGCGGATTTTCCTATGCCCAGGAAGTAAAAAGAAAATTAGTCTGGGAGGAAAATTTCAGTAAAAAAACGATAAATGAAAAATTCTGGAATTTCGAAACCGGTGACGGATGTCCTAATTTATGCGGCTGGGGAAATAACGAAAGACAAATTTATACCAAAACCAACCACGAAATAAAAGACGGAAATTTAATTATTGAAGCCAAAAAAGACGGAAATGTCTATTCTTCAACAAAAATTACGACAAAAGGCAAAAAAGAATTTAAATACGGACGTATTGAAGCAAGAGCAAAACTTCCGGTCGGACACGGATTATGGCCCGCATTCTGGATGTTAGGCGCCAATATTGATGAGGTGAAATGGCCAAAAACCGGAGAAATTGATATCTTAGAATATATAGGAAGAGATCCTCACATGGTCTACACAACACTTCATACACAAGACAGCCACGGAAACACCATTAATACCAAAAGAACCGAATTTCCAAATATCGAAGAAGGTTATCATGTATATGCCATCGAATGGAATAAAGACAAAATCGATTTTTTTGTTGATACAACTTTAGTTTATACTTTCAATCCTGAAATCAAAAATGAAAATACGTGGCCTTTTGATAAACCATTTTATATCATTGTAAATTTAGCAATTGGCGGCAATTTTGGCGGACCGGATGTCGATGATTCAGTTTTACCGCAAAAATTTTACGTAGATTATGTAAGGGTTTACCAATAA
- a CDS encoding family 16 glycosylhydrolase, with amino-acid sequence MKKYNKYFVLLFALLLAISCQNDDYSFGDLSAPSNIKVTAALVGKTADDPFGDGSGKVKLIATADNAVSFKYTFSDGTSANAPGGHFEKTFTKTGVNKYTVTVIAYGRGGVASNTTVEVEVLSNFSDPEAVQFLTGGTSKKWYWSASEPGHLGVGQNDSDATKNYYPNYYSAGAFEKAASPTSSCLYENVLTFSLDGEQLKFELDNGGSTFFNAAFASVAGGSSPDDACLAYNTGGVKTVSLSPSESVVMSNPNHQTQTRGTMLNFSDNGFMGYYIGQSSYEILSITANRMVVRAVMGGNPALAWYHTFTTTPPNQNPTTDYTNLVWSDEFDVDGAPDPSKWVYDLGRGDNGWGNNEKQNYTNSASNIKVEGGFLKITAKKEASGGAEYSSARLKTDGKYAFTYGKVEVRAKLPSGGGTWPAIWMLGQNYATKIWPACGEIDIMEHVGNAQNLVHGTFHYPGRFGGNANTASKTIPNVSTEFHVYKTIWSPASITIYVDDTIIHSLPNDGSLPFNSDFFLILNVAMGGNLGGNIDPAFTQSTLEVDYVKVYQ; translated from the coding sequence ATGAAAAAATACAATAAATACTTCGTATTACTTTTTGCACTGCTCTTAGCAATAAGTTGTCAGAACGACGATTATTCCTTCGGCGATCTGAGTGCACCGTCAAATATTAAGGTTACGGCTGCTCTTGTAGGTAAAACTGCAGATGATCCTTTTGGAGACGGATCCGGAAAAGTAAAACTTATAGCTACTGCGGATAATGCCGTTTCGTTTAAATATACATTTAGCGATGGTACATCAGCAAATGCACCGGGCGGTCATTTCGAAAAAACATTCACTAAAACAGGTGTAAATAAATATACCGTAACCGTAATTGCATACGGCAGGGGAGGTGTAGCATCAAATACAACTGTTGAAGTGGAAGTGTTAAGCAATTTCAGCGATCCTGAAGCAGTACAGTTCTTAACTGGCGGAACATCTAAAAAATGGTATTGGTCAGCTTCTGAACCTGGGCATTTAGGTGTTGGTCAGAATGATAGTGACGCTACTAAAAACTACTATCCAAATTATTACTCTGCCGGAGCATTCGAAAAAGCAGCATCGCCTACTAGCAGCTGTTTATACGAAAATGTGCTGACTTTCTCTTTAGACGGGGAGCAATTGAAATTTGAATTAGACAACGGAGGATCAACATTCTTTAATGCTGCTTTTGCAAGTGTAGCAGGAGGAAGTTCACCAGACGATGCTTGTTTAGCTTACAATACTGGCGGCGTAAAAACGGTTTCATTAAGCCCTTCAGAATCGGTTGTAATGTCTAATCCAAATCATCAGACTCAAACCAGAGGAACAATGCTGAACTTCTCAGACAATGGTTTCATGGGGTATTATATCGGACAAAGTTCGTACGAAATTCTATCTATAACAGCAAACCGTATGGTAGTAAGAGCGGTAATGGGCGGTAATCCGGCACTGGCATGGTATCATACCTTTACTACAACACCACCAAATCAGAATCCAACAACAGATTACACCAACTTAGTATGGTCAGATGAATTTGATGTTGACGGAGCACCAGATCCTTCTAAATGGGTTTACGATTTAGGAAGAGGAGATAACGGCTGGGGAAATAATGAAAAACAAAATTATACCAATTCAGCTTCTAATATTAAGGTTGAAGGAGGGTTCCTGAAAATTACAGCCAAAAAAGAAGCTTCTGGAGGAGCAGAATATTCTTCGGCAAGACTGAAAACAGATGGTAAATATGCCTTTACGTACGGTAAAGTTGAGGTTCGTGCCAAATTACCTTCTGGCGGCGGAACATGGCCTGCTATCTGGATGCTGGGGCAGAATTATGCTACGAAAATCTGGCCGGCCTGCGGCGAAATTGACATTATGGAACACGTAGGAAACGCTCAGAATCTGGTTCATGGAACATTTCATTATCCCGGACGTTTCGGCGGAAATGCCAATACGGCTTCTAAAACTATTCCAAATGTGTCTACAGAATTCCACGTCTACAAAACGATCTGGAGTCCTGCATCTATAACAATATATGTTGACGATACAATAATACATTCATTGCCAAATGATGGATCATTACCTTTTAACAGCGACTTTTTCTTAATACTGAATGTTGCAATGGGTGGTAATTTGGGAGGCAATATTGATCCTGCTTTTACACAGTCAACCCTGGAAGTTGATTACGTTAAAGTATATCAATAG
- a CDS encoding RagB/SusD family nutrient uptake outer membrane protein, with translation MKKYLYTTVAALILFSTLCVSCSDEFVSPKPAYSIDSENYFNSQSDYNDALIAAYDILQSTYLNALLGEIASDNTLAGGESPTDVIGFQQIDDMIHTPVNSNLKNLWDWMFAGVQRTNYIMEFKDKTDFQGKTQLIAETRFLRAYYEFELVKWFGGIPMKPDARFKVGDEKTFPRLSTQEVYAAIEADLIFASENLAPNASQTGRVTKTAAQALLGKVYLYQNKFQQAATALEAVITSGKYTLVTDYNSIFEMEGENGSESVFEVQYTDVEGAGFECLQCSEGNVAVGFSGVRGYSGPLFSAGFSFNIPTQESADSFEVGDRRKDVTILDIAAWAAANPTWDNGNGVAFGKGNEDTGFFNRKYLPRKRSNDAQGDLNLTNPNNYRSIRYSDVLLMAAEAYNRGGINDAKARTYLNEVRRRAFGDTNHDIAASGNALTDFIWAERRAELFGEGHRFFDLVRTGKAEGTIPGFKKDKNELFPIPIEEIQFANGNWQQNPGY, from the coding sequence ATGAAAAAATATTTATATACAACCGTTGCGGCACTCATTCTGTTCTCTACTCTTTGTGTTTCCTGTTCAGACGAATTTGTCAGCCCAAAACCGGCCTATTCAATCGATTCTGAGAACTATTTCAACTCTCAGAGCGATTACAATGATGCACTTATCGCAGCTTACGATATTTTACAGTCTACCTATTTAAATGCATTATTAGGCGAAATTGCTTCAGATAATACACTGGCAGGAGGAGAAAGCCCGACTGACGTAATAGGATTTCAGCAGATAGATGATATGATTCATACTCCCGTAAACAGTAATCTTAAGAACCTTTGGGACTGGATGTTTGCAGGAGTTCAGAGAACCAACTACATCATGGAGTTTAAAGACAAAACTGATTTTCAGGGAAAAACACAGCTTATTGCCGAAACTCGTTTCCTTAGAGCTTACTACGAGTTCGAATTGGTAAAATGGTTTGGAGGAATTCCAATGAAACCGGATGCCAGATTTAAAGTAGGTGACGAAAAAACATTCCCGCGTTTATCAACTCAGGAAGTATATGCCGCAATCGAAGCCGATTTGATTTTTGCTTCAGAAAATTTAGCTCCTAATGCCTCTCAGACAGGAAGAGTTACAAAAACTGCAGCACAGGCTTTGCTTGGAAAAGTGTACTTATATCAAAATAAATTCCAGCAGGCCGCAACTGCACTTGAGGCGGTAATTACATCCGGAAAATATACACTGGTAACAGATTATAATAGCATATTTGAAATGGAAGGAGAAAACGGAAGTGAATCTGTTTTTGAAGTTCAGTATACAGATGTTGAAGGAGCAGGATTCGAATGTTTACAATGCAGCGAGGGTAATGTGGCAGTTGGATTCAGCGGAGTAAGAGGATATTCAGGGCCTTTATTTTCAGCAGGATTCAGTTTTAATATCCCAACTCAGGAAAGTGCAGATTCATTTGAAGTAGGTGACAGACGTAAAGATGTTACCATTTTAGATATTGCGGCTTGGGCTGCGGCTAATCCAACATGGGATAATGGTAATGGAGTAGCATTTGGGAAAGGAAATGAAGACACTGGTTTTTTCAACAGAAAATACCTTCCTAGAAAAAGAAGCAACGATGCTCAAGGAGATTTAAACCTGACAAACCCGAACAACTACAGATCTATTCGTTATTCGGATGTTTTATTAATGGCTGCCGAAGCGTATAACAGAGGCGGCATCAACGACGCAAAAGCAAGAACATATCTTAATGAAGTAAGAAGACGCGCTTTTGGCGATACCAATCATGATATTGCAGCTTCAGGAAATGCCTTAACCGATTTTATCTGGGCAGAAAGAAGAGCAGAACTTTTTGGAGAAGGACATCGTTTCTTTGACTTGGTGAGAACAGGAAAAGCAGAAGGAACAATTCCGGGATTCAAAAAAGACAAGAACGAATTATTTCCAATTCCAATTGAAGAAATTCAATTCGCAAACGGAAACTGGCAGCAAAATCCTGGATATTAA
- a CDS encoding SusC/RagA family TonB-linked outer membrane protein: MKSKLLLAVLLLCTGFAFSQNQDVSGTVFDAAGLSLPGVNVKVKNSSKSTTTDFDGSFKLNDVPKGTTIVFSYIGFKTQEVAVSGPKMTVKLSDDAKSLDEVVVIGYGTQKKREVTGAVSVIDSKTLDILKPARIEQALQGTISGVNVTTQSGAPGAPIDVRIRGIATNGQNGPTTIIDGYVGDLNVLNPNDIETITVLKDAQAAIYGTIGANGIILITTKMGKKNSKTKISFNSYTGFQEASKKLSTLDATEYALLLNESYANGGQALPYPNVSGLGKGTDWQKEVVRKGVPLINSDLTISGGSDKISYSISGSHLDQEGIVGEDKSGFLRNTARIALGADLSDKFKLKTNVIYTYFNRKTLNENGLGSVLFNALNVPSVLKPYNDAGEYTLVPTSGLGNEIINPLAQIENTYNDYNYKKINGNFGLDYKIFKGFVLSSSIGFNTSNSEAKTFGKQISYGGKVFDVQRSSVTQTATNDNDYSFDIYATYNTKIAESHNITATLGNTIYKQWGNSAFGTGYDVPNNSWDYADLSLTKGLPTALNTGGYVYDQRRLSYFGRAQYDYKGKYLFSAMIRRDSSTKFGPGNKVGYFPSFTAGWVVSDESFFGQPKTVNFLKFRASYGTLGNDQIPNNGFLSLLTGEATYVFNGALVNGVATGQIPNPDLKWEEARKFDVGFDLRLLDDKISIVTDYFIDTRKDLLIPRIPVSGITGIGAPGADPPTMNAGTVRNSGLEFAIDYREKFSDSFSMSIGYNVTFLKNEVLEVNNGTGFIEQGSFGVGQPAASRMEKGKPIGYFYGYKTDGIFQNQAEVDAHPSQQALGAKASPGDIRFVDVNGDGVIDTKDKTNIGDPIADATMGFNVQLNYKNLDFAVYAFASVGNDMVRNYERVLPDANRLDYVLDRWTGEGTSNTVPRVTTGATSNNVLSDYFVEDASYLRIQNVQLGYTLDPQVTQKAGITKLRLYAGVNNLYTFTKYKGFDPGASFGPTNKDGVSQSPIGAGIDYGFYPIPRTYIMGLNINF; this comes from the coding sequence ATGAAATCTAAATTATTACTTGCAGTACTGTTACTGTGTACAGGTTTTGCTTTCTCGCAGAATCAGGATGTATCAGGAACTGTATTCGATGCTGCCGGATTGTCATTGCCGGGAGTAAATGTAAAAGTTAAAAATTCGTCCAAAAGTACAACCACGGACTTCGACGGATCTTTTAAACTTAATGATGTCCCGAAAGGAACAACAATTGTCTTTAGTTACATTGGCTTTAAAACGCAGGAAGTTGCGGTTTCAGGACCAAAAATGACGGTAAAACTTAGCGACGATGCTAAATCATTAGATGAAGTCGTTGTAATTGGTTACGGTACCCAGAAAAAGAGAGAAGTTACGGGTGCTGTTTCTGTAATCGACAGTAAAACGCTTGATATCCTGAAACCAGCAAGAATCGAGCAGGCTTTACAAGGAACAATTTCGGGGGTAAATGTTACCACGCAGTCAGGAGCGCCGGGAGCACCAATCGATGTTCGTATTCGTGGTATAGCCACAAATGGTCAAAACGGACCTACTACTATTATAGATGGTTATGTAGGAGATTTAAATGTCCTGAATCCTAATGATATCGAAACGATTACGGTTTTAAAAGATGCTCAGGCTGCTATTTACGGTACAATTGGAGCAAACGGGATTATTTTGATTACTACCAAAATGGGAAAGAAAAATTCGAAAACAAAAATTTCTTTCAACAGTTATACCGGTTTTCAGGAAGCTTCTAAAAAATTATCGACTCTGGATGCGACAGAATATGCTTTGTTGCTGAACGAAAGTTATGCAAACGGCGGACAGGCACTTCCTTACCCGAATGTAAGCGGTTTAGGTAAAGGAACCGACTGGCAGAAAGAAGTTGTTCGTAAAGGTGTACCCCTTATCAACAGCGATTTAACCATATCAGGAGGATCAGATAAAATTTCGTATTCGATCAGTGGTTCGCATCTGGACCAGGAAGGTATCGTAGGAGAAGATAAATCAGGATTTTTAAGAAACACGGCAAGAATTGCTTTAGGAGCAGATTTAAGTGATAAATTCAAATTAAAAACAAATGTTATCTATACCTATTTTAACAGAAAAACCCTGAACGAAAACGGATTAGGTTCTGTATTGTTCAATGCTTTAAACGTTCCTTCTGTTTTAAAACCTTACAATGATGCAGGCGAATATACTTTAGTGCCAACCTCTGGCTTAGGAAATGAAATTATCAATCCGCTTGCACAGATCGAGAATACCTATAATGATTACAATTACAAAAAAATCAATGGTAATTTTGGTCTGGACTATAAAATCTTTAAAGGATTTGTATTATCAAGTTCAATAGGATTTAATACTTCAAACAGCGAAGCAAAAACATTTGGAAAACAAATAAGCTACGGCGGAAAAGTATTTGACGTACAAAGAAGTTCTGTTACGCAGACTGCAACAAACGACAACGATTACTCTTTTGATATTTATGCAACCTATAATACAAAAATCGCCGAAAGTCATAATATTACAGCAACTTTAGGAAATACGATTTACAAACAGTGGGGTAATTCAGCATTCGGCACCGGATACGATGTTCCAAATAATTCATGGGACTATGCTGATCTTTCTTTAACAAAAGGATTACCTACTGCATTAAATACAGGCGGTTACGTTTACGATCAGAGAAGACTTTCTTATTTTGGAAGAGCGCAGTATGATTATAAAGGGAAATACCTTTTCTCAGCTATGATCAGACGCGATTCTTCTACTAAATTCGGACCTGGAAACAAAGTAGGATATTTTCCTTCTTTTACAGCGGGATGGGTGGTATCTGACGAGAGCTTCTTCGGACAGCCAAAAACAGTAAATTTCTTAAAATTTAGAGCGAGTTACGGTACTTTAGGAAATGACCAGATTCCTAATAACGGTTTCCTAAGTTTATTAACCGGTGAAGCAACTTATGTTTTCAACGGTGCGCTGGTAAACGGAGTAGCAACAGGTCAAATCCCAAACCCGGATTTAAAATGGGAAGAAGCCAGAAAATTTGACGTTGGTTTTGACTTACGATTATTAGACGATAAAATTTCTATCGTAACCGATTATTTTATTGATACCAGAAAAGATTTATTGATTCCGCGTATTCCGGTTTCGGGAATTACAGGTATTGGAGCTCCTGGAGCAGATCCGCCTACAATGAATGCAGGTACAGTACGAAATTCAGGACTTGAATTTGCTATAGATTACAGAGAGAAATTCTCAGATTCTTTCTCAATGAGTATAGGTTACAATGTCACTTTCCTTAAAAATGAAGTACTGGAAGTAAATAACGGTACCGGATTTATCGAGCAGGGTTCTTTTGGTGTAGGACAGCCTGCAGCATCAAGAATGGAAAAAGGAAAACCAATTGGTTATTTCTATGGATATAAAACAGACGGTATTTTCCAGAATCAGGCAGAAGTGGATGCACATCCTTCTCAGCAGGCTTTAGGAGCAAAAGCGTCTCCAGGTGATATTCGTTTTGTTGATGTTAACGGAGACGGAGTTATCGATACAAAAGATAAAACAAATATTGGAGATCCAATTGCCGATGCTACAATGGGTTTCAATGTTCAGTTAAATTATAAAAATCTTGATTTTGCTGTTTATGCATTTGCTTCAGTAGGAAATGATATGGTACGTAATTACGAAAGAGTACTGCCTGATGCCAACCGTTTAGATTATGTCTTAGACAGATGGACAGGCGAAGGCACAAGCAATACTGTTCCAAGAGTAACAACAGGCGCGACGTCAAATAATGTACTTTCAGATTATTTTGTTGAAGATGCGTCTTATTTAAGAATCCAGAACGTTCAGTTAGGATATACGCTTGATCCTCAGGTGACTCAAAAAGCCGGAATTACCAAACTAAGATTGTATGCCGGTGTAAATAATCTGTACACTTTTACGAAATATAAAGGATTTGACCCGGGAGCTTCATTTGGTCCTACAAACAAAGACGGTGTTTCTCAGTCGCCAATTGGTGCCGGAATCGACTACGGATTTTATCCTATTCCGAGAACCTATATTATGGGCTTAAACATTAATTTTTAA